The proteins below come from a single Acaryochloris sp. CCMEE 5410 genomic window:
- a CDS encoding YciI family protein has product MPKYVMWGSYCDGVLEKRAPYRQAHLDGLNAQKEAGTLITIGPTKDIKMVFGIYDAEDEDTVRKLVESDPYWQNGIWTEYEIREWIQAL; this is encoded by the coding sequence ATGCCGAAGTACGTCATGTGGGGTAGCTACTGCGATGGAGTGCTAGAAAAGCGGGCTCCCTATCGCCAAGCTCATTTAGATGGTCTCAATGCCCAAAAAGAAGCGGGGACGCTGATTACGATTGGCCCGACTAAAGATATCAAAATGGTGTTTGGTATTTACGACGCTGAAGATGAGGATACTGTACGCAAGTTGGTGGAGTCGGATCCGTATTGGCAAAACGGCATTTGGACCGAATACGAAATTCGAGAGTGGATTCAAGCCCTTTAG